The Triticum aestivum cultivar Chinese Spring chromosome 3A, IWGSC CS RefSeq v2.1, whole genome shotgun sequence genome includes a region encoding these proteins:
- the LOC123063327 gene encoding uncharacterized protein translates to MALFCLPDLPESLLHAADLFSSASARRPPAVAQRRDYHDAARFPPADLLSSQFSVVRVLHADLACAPPAPSHQRRHLAAVPASHQTAAAGLSILRRACLPSASPCFRDVASNIAKVSAPNVC, encoded by the exons ATGGCACTCTTCTGCCTCCCCGATCTGCCTGAGAGCCTCCTGCACGCGGCGGACTTATTCTCATCTGCCTCAGCTCGCCGTCCTCCTGCTGTCGCACAGCGGCGCGACTACCACGACGCCGCTCGCTTCCCTCCTGCCGACCTCCTCTCCTCCCAGTTCTCTGTAGTGCGCGTCCTCCACGCCGACCTCGCGTGTGCGCCGCCTGCCCCTTCACACCAACGCCGCCACCTTGCCGCCGTCCCGGCGAGCCACCAGACAGCTGCCGCTGGCCTCTCCATTCTCCGTCGCGCCTGTCTACCCTCCGCCTCCCCTTGCTTCCGTGACGTGGCCTCCAATATTGCAAAG GTCTCTGCTCCAAATGTCTGCTGA